In Antechinus flavipes isolate AdamAnt ecotype Samford, QLD, Australia chromosome 3, AdamAnt_v2, whole genome shotgun sequence, a genomic segment contains:
- the LOC127556805 gene encoding zinc finger protein 665-like, producing the protein MSFCIYDCLFSLDVETRFEVNERTTKLRIFVEESGQQRFMSDGPSDFSLRKICNSNITEDKNPKSDHEVDEIGKEVNQSSVLNHHNKKTSGNDCFQGSESSKCFNEEREPFQSHEKPSEIQIYQANQQEMAFTSSSDLIRHQKSFTGEMLCVSNKSGKDFKENSKLMDHQKSHVTKVPYEKNKCEATLSHHSSLPHHPRTHTELRTYVCKQCGKVFGQNSDLVHQKIHTGEKFYKCNECGKGSNNTSLLTGQQKIYTGEKTHKCDQCGRAFRYSSSLVLHEMIHNGEKPFECNQRGKTLTERANLAKQKTQTGEKHFKCNQCGNAFTHKGHLTLHQRIHIGEKPCESEEIEKIFTPRAHLASHTRVNTGEKLYECKQCGKAFRCRSRLTDHEKTHTGEKPYECNQCGKAFTQSSNLAVHQRIHTGEKPFECKQCGKAFRYSSSLAKHQGIHTGEKPHECNQCGKAFRISSSLATHQRIHTGEKPYECTHCGKAFRIGSSLAKHQRIHTGEKVYECNQCGKAFTQNSHLAAHQRIHTGEKPFECKLCGKAFRSNSSLTDHQKIHNKDKLYECNQCGKPFTKSSSLAVHQRIHTGEKPYECNQCGKAFTQRNHLSVHQRIHTGEKPYECNQCGKAFRISCSLAKHQRIHTGEKPYECDQCGKAFTQRANFAKHQRIHTGEKPYECNQCGKAFTKSSSLAIHKIIHTGDKPYVCSLCGKAFEKNSSLAAHQRIHSGEKP; encoded by the coding sequence atgtctttctgtatatatgattgtttgttttctttagatGTAGAGACCAGGTTTGAAGTGAATGAGAGGACTACAAAGCTGAGGATTTTTGTGGAAGAATCTGGCCAGCAAAGATTCATGAGTGATGGTCCCTCTGACTTCAGTTTGAGAAAAATCTGTAACTCTAATATCACGGAAGATAAAAATCCAAAGAGTGACCATGAAGTTGATGAAATTGGAAAGGAAGTCAATCAGTCTTCAGTTCTAAATCACCATAACAAAAAGACCTCAGGGAATGACTGTTTTCAGGGTAGTGAATCTAGCAAATGCTTTAATGAAGAGAGAGAGCCTTTCCAGTCCCATGAGAAGCCTTCTGAAATACAGATATATCAAGCTAATCAACAAGAAATGGCCTTCACCTCAAGTTCAGACCTCATTAGACATCAAAAAAGTTTTACTGGAGAAATGCTTTGTGTAAGTAATAAAAGTGGCAAAGATTTCAAGGAAAACTCTAAGCTCATGGATCATCAGAAATCTCATGTTACAAAGGTgccttatgaaaaaaataaatgtgaagcaACCTTATCCCATCACTCATCTCTTCCTCACCATCCTAGAACTCATACTGAACTGAGAACATATGTATGTAAACAATGTGGGAAAGTCTTTGGTCAGAACTCAGATCTAGTACACCAGAAAATTCATACCGGAGAGAAGTTTTATAAatgcaatgaatgtgggaagggTTCCAACAACACATCACTCCTTACTGGTCAACAGAAAATTTACACTGGAGAGAAAACCCATAAGTGTGATCAGTGTGGAAGAGCTTTCAGATACAGCTCCAGTCTTGTTTTACATGAGATGATCCATAATGGAGAAAAGCCCTTTGAATGTAATCAGCGTGGAAAGACTCTCACCGAGAGGGCCAATCTTGCTAAACAGAAAACCCAGACTGGagagaaacattttaaatgtaatcagtgtggaaatgCTTTTACCCATAAGGGCCATCTTACTTTACATCAGAGGATCCACATTGGAGAAAAACCTTGTGaaagtgaggaaattgaaaagattttcacACCGAGGGCCCATCTTGCTTCACATACAAGAGTTAacactggagagaaactttatgaatgtaaacaatgtggaaaggctttcaggtGCCGATCCCGTCTTACTGATCATGAGaaaacccacactggagagaaaccttacgaatgtaatcagtgtggaaaggcttttacacagAGCTCCAATCttgctgtacatcagagaatccacactggagagaaaccatttgAATGTAaacagtgtggaaaggctttcagataCAGCTCCAGCCTTGCTAAACATCAGGgaatccacactggggagaaacctcatgaatgtaatcagtgtggaaaggctttcagaatTAGCTCCAGCCTTGCTacccatcagagaatccacactggagagaaaccttatgaatgtactcattgtggaaaggctttcagaatTGGTTCCAGTCttgctaaacatcagagaatccacactggagagaaagtttatgaatgtaatcagtgtggaaaggctttcacacagAATTCACATCTTGctgcacatcagagaattcacactggagagaaaccttttgaatgtaaactctgtggaaaggctttcagatcCAACTCCAGTCTAACGGATCACCAAAAAATCCATAATAAGGACAAactttatgaatgtaatcaatgtggaaaaccTTTTACAAAGAGCTCCAGTCttgctgtacatcagagaatccacactggggagaaaccatatgaatgtaatcagtgtggaaaagcttttacacaGAGAAACCATCTttctgtacatcagagaatccacactggagagaaaccttatgaatgcaatcagtgtggaaaagctttcagaaTCAGCTGCAGTCTTGCTAAACATCAGCgaatccacactggggagaaaccttatgaatgtgatcaatgtggaaaggctttcacacagAGGGCCAATTttgctaaacatcagagaattcacactggagaaaaaccttatgaatgtaatcaatgtggaaaggctttcacaaagAGCTCCAGTCTTGCTATACATAAAATAATCCACACTGGAGACAAACCCTATGTATGCAGTCTGTGtggaaaagcttttgaaaaaaattccagTCTTGCtgcccatcagagaatccactcTGGAGAAAAGCCTTAG